The following proteins are encoded in a genomic region of Helicobacter macacae MIT 99-5501:
- the mqnF gene encoding aminofutalosine deaminase family hydrolase, whose protein sequence is MRLIGASLVFVCDEDFTIIKNGGVVFENGRILAVGEYKELESKIESNTDFSIESSADFGADFGAGFDAKSSIKSSVDFAKGFGKLSGRSLDSSFDRDFALDFAKREKNKKKAKKPIKKQFFSDCILLPAFVNAHIHFEFGANTTSFAYGSFEAWLASVMSYRGGVLEKLESVLKKQINTQLECGVGSVGAISSYGGDMLALAHSPLRVSYFCEVLGASEVENSFVRFRERFESAFEVKSERFIPRVAIHSPYSVHSELAKKVIDFATQKSSTKPIISAHFLESASEREWLESKSGWFKGFYADTLKIPNPKPLYEISEFLELFSGVQAVLTHCVAMSEVELGRILDAGHFITTCPRSNRLLGGKMLDIAHFRRVDSRFAHSLAIGTDGASSNVDTNLLDEMRSALFGLGLCEGFGLGEAAKLLLLSATRYGAQALGLENGELKRGKYADFALFGIPKIADSATPILHFLTNAKKVDMLYINGEVVIKR, encoded by the coding sequence ATGCGGCTAATCGGTGCGAGTTTGGTTTTTGTATGTGATGAGGATTTCACTATCATAAAGAATGGTGGTGTGGTGTTTGAAAATGGGCGGATTCTCGCTGTGGGAGAGTATAAAGAGCTAGAATCCAAGATAGAATCAAATACAGATTTTAGCATAGAATCTAGTGCGGATTTTGGTGCGGATTTTGGGGCAGGGTTTGACGCAAAATCTAGCATAAAATCTAGTGTGGATTTTGCCAAAGGCTTTGGCAAGCTTAGCGGGCGTAGTTTGGATTCTAGTTTTGATAGGGATTTTGCGCTAGATTTTGCCAAAAGGGAAAAAAATAAAAAAAAGGCTAAAAAGCCTATAAAAAAGCAGTTTTTTAGCGACTGCATACTACTACCTGCGTTTGTAAATGCTCATATTCACTTTGAGTTTGGGGCAAATACGACTAGCTTTGCCTATGGGAGCTTTGAGGCGTGGCTAGCCTCTGTGATGAGCTATCGTGGAGGCGTGCTAGAGAAGCTAGAATCAGTGCTTAAAAAGCAGATAAACACACAGCTGGAATGTGGGGTAGGGAGTGTGGGTGCGATTTCTAGCTATGGAGGGGATATGCTAGCGTTGGCACACTCACCTTTGCGTGTGTCGTATTTTTGCGAGGTTTTGGGGGCTAGTGAAGTGGAAAATAGTTTTGTAAGGTTTAGGGAGCGGTTTGAGAGTGCGTTTGAGGTAAAAAGTGAGCGATTTATCCCGCGCGTAGCGATACACTCGCCCTACTCGGTGCATAGTGAGCTAGCAAAAAAGGTGATAGATTTTGCTACGCAAAAAAGTAGCACAAAGCCTATCATAAGCGCGCATTTCCTAGAGTCTGCAAGTGAGCGGGAATGGCTAGAGTCCAAAAGCGGGTGGTTTAAGGGCTTTTATGCCGATACGCTAAAAATACCAAACCCAAAGCCACTATATGAGATAAGCGAGTTTTTGGAGCTTTTTAGTGGCGTGCAAGCAGTGCTTACGCATTGTGTAGCAATGAGTGAGGTGGAGCTAGGGCGGATTTTGGACGCGGGGCATTTCATCACTACTTGTCCTCGCTCAAATCGCCTGCTAGGTGGCAAAATGCTTGATATTGCACACTTTAGGCGGGTGGATTCTAGGTTTGCACACTCGCTTGCCATTGGCACAGATGGCGCAAGTAGCAATGTCGATACAAATCTGCTAGATGAGATGCGCTCTGCACTATTTGGGCTAGGGCTTTGCGAGGGGTTTGGGCTAGGAGAGGCTGCAAAGCTGCTTTTGCTTAGTGCTACACGCTATGGGGCGCAGGCTTTAGGGCTAGAAAATGGCGAGCTAAAGCGCGGGAAATACGCTGATTTCGCGCTATTTGGGATTCCCAAAATCGCTGATTCTGCTACGCCTATTTTGCATTTTCTCACAAATGCCAAAAAAGTAGATATGCTATATATCAATGGCGAAGTGGTAATAAAAAGGTAA
- a CDS encoding threonine/serine exporter family protein, producing MFDFNLHSDIASFWAQHTGVLAILHTEILQGSFMQSIIGHFICAFLAGFGFTYGLNPPLKTLVWSGIFASIGHISRSSLMESGALSFSGASFVASLFIGLLGTFVAKRLKAPIEVVIFPALLPMFPGKYGYQSIISLLDFIEHRDDATRLEYLLSFFDNFMIMFSVSLSLVAGVLVVLSIFYEQSFMMTRGIKRLKIREH from the coding sequence ATGTTTGATTTCAATTTGCATAGCGACATAGCGAGCTTTTGGGCACAGCATACGGGGGTTTTGGCAATTTTACACACAGAGATTTTGCAAGGCTCATTTATGCAATCAATCATCGGGCATTTTATCTGCGCGTTTTTGGCGGGCTTTGGCTTTACTTATGGGCTAAACCCACCGCTTAAGACACTTGTGTGGAGCGGGATTTTTGCTTCTATCGGGCATATTTCGCGCTCCTCACTTATGGAGAGTGGAGCTCTTAGTTTTTCGGGAGCTAGCTTTGTGGCGAGCCTTTTTATCGGGCTGCTTGGCACATTTGTGGCTAAGCGTCTAAAAGCCCCTATCGAAGTGGTGATTTTCCCCGCACTTTTGCCTATGTTTCCGGGCAAATACGGCTACCAAAGCATCATCTCGCTCCTTGATTTTATCGAGCATAGAGATGATGCCACGCGCTTAGAGTATCTGCTAAGTTTTTTTGATAATTTTATGATTATGTTTTCTGTCTCGCTCTCGCTCGTAGCGGGCGTGCTAGTGGTGCTCTCAATTTTTTATGAACAAAGCTTTATGATGACGCGCGGAATCAAGCGACTAAAGATTAGAGAGCATTAA
- a CDS encoding type IIG restriction enzyme/methyltransferase, translating to MLAFRALKLEEINSIYAQEGLEKNELNTFAKVFGEYHTNAQAKLAQISASTTKYSERNIAGNELARFFDALGFQTQIDQESGAQSVNSAIDLALLQNDSVKVIIEAKLPESISKSKQMFSPQNPNCKALHEAILYYLREVVDKQNFSVETIIITDFTRFFIFGYKEFERLFAKNAKIKDIFAKYKNDTSNFYAKAQGILDLLDDEICGVCVDLSNLAGLTKATSTQSTTPAQSTKNKNPSQNATENTAQSPTQNLATSTMQALTPKGKKSLETLCKIFHKDFLFGEFKQSNPLSPRFYNELLYILGLSEYKRSGKILILPSKESLEGANTLYHLIITQLQATHPSEAQNLDFVMQYIILWLNRILFLKLIEANLVRFNDDKALAFLNKSKLKDYQALSHLFFEILAKEHSKRPKDSPLAYLPHLNSSLFERQPCEEVLEISMLDNSAEFSYYATTQVRKEGKRQAGKVNLLSYIFEFLDAFDFGSGESDTSGYNEGEDSRIIEQKELIKTNVLGLVFEKLNGYKEGSFYTPNFITSYMCRISLEQVILERFNEANPKWNATSLAQLAELIRDERERKDEFKAILRGVRICDPSVGSGHFLVSALCEMIRIYHSLRLSDELNEYELKIDDDEIIIDVAKDKVFDYKKPTKPNDNNQAVQKCLFTLKKSIIQNNLFGVDINPNSVEICKLRLWIELLKNSYYLTQASEGFDEHLPENYHQMQTLPNIDINIKCGNSLISRFSLQDSLRHIPNINKQIKDYQKLVLDYKHSNQSELKASKKDIESKIANLKETFKLTLKDPKTKASLEKAIKNHIRDFGMFMLDDESLLDGIGGYTGNLFDDKNLSDEEQKQAAASYANIKYLRHKLDSALSGEEYKNAFEWRFEFPEVLDSNGDFMGFDLIIGNPPYGNLNKLIQKQIIESAFPHSYFGEISSNFAELAHTLIKQRARFSFVTSYALLFSLAQSGLRNLLHSNYKYIQISSYDRDGSPQFDKMSQSVCILFADSKAHKQKAVFRTSNFVRQKIPHEELEFSNVDDLLLIGDELGKDFSQRHRVPKIGSLKNLELLKYLKKLPNKLGNFFGGDECLYIRTSGNYWYNAFLEIPYQSTEIKSFSVSNKYFVFCLINSNVYYWWLRIYGDGRHNNKDIMDSFRLPKMELINKYDDLWKELALSHWNKMKSVFNTQHNFFATSQIKDSVDILDYHICLKVLGFDMKTLTYICDYDSNIRGGLKCDFKKLERKIKDKRRG from the coding sequence ATGCTAGCATTTCGCGCACTCAAACTAGAGGAGATAAACTCTATCTACGCACAAGAGGGCTTAGAGAAAAACGAGTTAAACACCTTTGCCAAAGTCTTTGGCGAGTATCACACAAATGCCCAAGCTAAGCTCGCCCAAATCAGCGCAAGCACCACCAAATACAGCGAGCGCAACATTGCAGGCAACGAGCTAGCGCGCTTTTTTGACGCGCTAGGATTTCAAACCCAAATCGACCAAGAAAGTGGCGCACAAAGCGTAAATAGCGCGATTGACTTAGCCCTTTTGCAAAATGACAGCGTAAAAGTCATAATCGAGGCAAAACTTCCAGAATCTATATCCAAAAGCAAGCAAATGTTTTCTCCCCAAAATCCCAACTGCAAGGCACTGCACGAGGCGATTTTATACTATTTGCGCGAAGTGGTGGATAAGCAAAATTTCAGCGTAGAAACTATCATCATCACGGATTTTACGCGCTTTTTTATCTTTGGCTACAAGGAGTTTGAGCGGCTCTTTGCCAAAAACGCCAAAATCAAAGATATTTTTGCCAAATACAAAAACGACACGAGCAATTTTTATGCAAAGGCACAGGGCATTTTGGATTTGCTTGATGATGAGATTTGCGGTGTGTGCGTGGATTTATCAAACCTAGCAGGGCTTACCAAAGCAACCTCCACGCAAAGCACAACCCCCGCACAAAGCACAAAAAACAAAAATCCAAGCCAAAACGCCACCGAAAACACCGCCCAAAGCCCCACACAAAACCTAGCCACAAGCACTATGCAAGCCCTCACCCCAAAGGGCAAAAAGTCCCTAGAAACCCTTTGCAAAATCTTTCACAAAGACTTCCTCTTTGGCGAGTTTAAGCAGAGCAATCCTTTAAGCCCGCGATTTTATAACGAGCTCTTATACATTTTGGGCTTAAGCGAGTATAAGCGCAGTGGCAAAATCCTAATCCTGCCTAGCAAAGAAAGCCTTGAGGGCGCAAACACCCTCTATCATCTCATCATCACTCAACTACAAGCCACCCACCCAAGCGAGGCGCAAAATCTAGACTTTGTGATGCAATACATTATCCTGTGGCTAAACCGCATACTTTTCTTAAAGCTCATCGAGGCAAACCTTGTGCGATTTAACGATGACAAAGCCCTAGCATTCCTAAACAAATCTAAGCTAAAGGACTATCAAGCACTCTCCCACCTTTTCTTTGAGATTTTGGCAAAGGAGCATAGCAAGCGACCAAAGGACTCTCCCCTAGCCTACCTCCCGCACCTAAATTCCAGTCTTTTTGAGCGACAGCCTTGCGAGGAGGTGCTAGAGATTTCTATGCTTGATAATAGCGCGGAGTTTTCCTACTATGCCACCACGCAAGTGCGCAAAGAGGGCAAAAGGCAAGCGGGAAAAGTAAATCTGCTAAGCTATATTTTTGAGTTTTTAGACGCCTTTGACTTTGGCAGTGGCGAAAGCGACACGAGCGGTTACAACGAGGGCGAAGATTCTAGAATTATCGAGCAAAAAGAGCTTATCAAAACAAATGTCTTAGGGCTAGTGTTTGAGAAGCTAAATGGCTATAAAGAGGGGAGTTTCTACACGCCAAACTTCATCACAAGCTATATGTGTCGCATTAGCCTAGAGCAAGTCATCTTAGAGCGATTTAACGAAGCAAATCCCAAGTGGAACGCTACAAGCCTAGCACAGCTAGCCGAGCTTATCCGCGATGAGAGAGAGCGCAAAGATGAGTTCAAAGCGATTTTGCGCGGGGTGCGTATCTGCGACCCAAGCGTGGGCAGCGGGCACTTCCTTGTCTCCGCACTATGCGAAATGATACGCATCTATCATTCCTTGCGACTAAGCGATGAACTCAACGAATACGAACTCAAAATCGATGATGATGAAATCATCATCGATGTGGCAAAAGACAAAGTATTTGACTACAAAAAGCCAACCAAGCCAAATGACAATAATCAAGCCGTGCAAAAATGCCTTTTTACCCTTAAAAAATCCATAATCCAAAACAACCTCTTTGGTGTGGATATAAATCCCAATTCTGTGGAAATCTGCAAACTACGCCTTTGGATAGAACTACTCAAAAATAGCTACTATCTCACTCAGGCAAGCGAGGGCTTTGATGAACACTTGCCAGAGAACTACCACCAAATGCAAACCCTGCCAAATATCGACATAAACATAAAATGTGGCAATAGCCTTATAAGTCGCTTTAGCCTGCAAGATAGCCTGCGACATATCCCAAATATCAATAAACAAATAAAAGACTACCAAAAGCTAGTGCTAGACTACAAGCACTCTAACCAAAGCGAACTCAAAGCAAGCAAAAAAGACATAGAATCTAAAATCGCAAACCTCAAAGAGACATTCAAACTCACACTAAAAGACCCCAAAACAAAGGCGAGCCTAGAAAAAGCTATCAAAAATCATATCCGCGATTTTGGTATGTTTATGCTTGATGATGAGAGTTTGCTAGATGGCATAGGTGGCTACACGGGCAATCTTTTTGATGATAAAAACCTAAGCGATGAGGAGCAAAAGCAAGCCGCAGCAAGCTATGCAAATATCAAATATCTGCGACACAAACTCGACTCCGCCCTAAGTGGCGAGGAGTATAAAAACGCGTTTGAATGGCGATTTGAATTCCCTGAAGTGCTAGATAGCAATGGCGACTTTATGGGGTTTGATTTAATCATTGGCAATCCACCGTATGGCAATCTAAACAAACTCATACAAAAACAAATCATAGAATCCGCGTTTCCACATTCTTATTTTGGCGAGATTAGCTCAAACTTCGCCGAGCTAGCGCACACACTCATTAAACAAAGAGCGCGTTTTAGTTTTGTTACAAGCTACGCGCTTTTGTTTTCGCTAGCACAAAGTGGGCTAAGAAATCTTTTGCACTCAAACTACAAATACATACAAATATCATCTTATGATAGAGACGGCTCTCCGCAGTTTGACAAAATGTCGCAAAGTGTGTGCATTCTCTTTGCGGATTCTAAAGCCCACAAGCAAAAAGCGGTTTTTAGGACAAGTAATTTTGTGCGTCAAAAAATCCCACACGAGGAATTAGAATTTAGCAATGTAGATGATTTATTGCTTATTGGTGATGAACTTGGCAAGGATTTTTCACAAAGGCATAGAGTGCCAAAAATCGGTTCTTTGAAGAATCTAGAGCTACTAAAATATCTTAAAAAATTGCCAAACAAACTTGGAAACTTCTTTGGTGGCGATGAGTGCCTATACATACGCACAAGCGGTAATTATTGGTATAACGCGTTTTTGGAGATTCCATATCAAAGCACGGAAATAAAGTCTTTTAGCGTGAGTAATAAATATTTTGTGTTTTGTCTTATCAATTCAAATGTGTATTATTGGTGGCTACGAATCTATGGGGACGGCAGGCATAATAACAAAGACATTATGGATAGTTTCAGGCTACCAAAAATGGAGCTAATAAACAAATATGATGATTTGTGGAAAGAGCTAGCATTAAGTCATTGGAATAAAATGAAAAGTGTATTTAACACGCAACACAACTTTTTTGCCACTTCGCAAATCAAAGATAGCGTGGATATTTTGGATTATCACATTTGCCTAAAAGTGCTTGGATTTGATATGAAAACCCTAACATATATTTGCGATTATGACAGCAATATAAGAGGCGGACTGAAGTGTGATTTTAAGAAATTGGAAAGAAAAATAAAGGACAAAAGGCGTGGCTAA
- a CDS encoding type II toxin-antitoxin system RelB/DinJ family antitoxin, whose translation MATTLLQVRIDAQTKKEADALFNELGLDTSTAIRVFIKQALKKRAIPFSIKAKSKEEEEAFYSPENVAQLKQGYKELKAGRGIERELINA comes from the coding sequence ATGGCAACGACATTACTACAAGTGCGCATTGACGCACAGACAAAAAAAGAAGCAGACGCGCTTTTTAATGAGCTTGGGCTAGATACCAGCACCGCGATTCGCGTGTTTATCAAACAAGCCCTTAAAAAACGCGCGATTCCTTTTAGCATAAAGGCAAAGAGTAAAGAGGAGGAAGAAGCGTTTTATAGCCCCGAAAATGTGGCACAGCTAAAGCAAGGCTACAAAGAGCTAAAAGCAGGGCGTGGCATTGAAAGAGAACTAATCAATGCGTAA
- a CDS encoding threonine/serine exporter family protein translates to MPHKDTTKKLAQKPTIEQACDFLAHYSSALLSNGAYTSRIIKCTERIARAWGYEVHLTVFLKYITINITDTQNYDKRRTQVIKNAPLSLNLALISNLSALSWQIHDEKLTLPQAQQSYDYNIAQKRLSPILGVFIISVGNAAFCRLFGGDLGALLCIFAGTFVGIWTRIFCHKIKLDSRAQYLLCSFIVSFVAYIGVWLGITATPDIAIAGSILYLIPGALIINAFVDIIHENTLMGVSRTINMAVVMICLAAGVFITLGIAKINIL, encoded by the coding sequence ATGCCACACAAAGACACTACCAAAAAGCTCGCTCAAAAGCCCACCATAGAGCAAGCGTGTGATTTTTTGGCGCATTACTCAAGCGCGCTTCTTAGCAATGGCGCATACACTTCGCGTATCATCAAATGCACCGAGCGAATCGCTAGAGCGTGGGGCTATGAGGTGCATTTGACCGTGTTTTTAAAATACATTACCATAAATATCACTGACACCCAAAACTACGACAAAAGGCGCACACAAGTCATAAAAAACGCTCCCTTAAGCCTAAATCTCGCGCTTATCTCAAACCTAAGCGCACTAAGCTGGCAAATCCACGATGAGAAGCTTACCCTCCCCCAAGCACAGCAGTCTTATGACTACAATATCGCCCAAAAGCGACTATCCCCGATTTTGGGCGTGTTTATCATAAGTGTGGGCAACGCGGCGTTTTGTCGGCTTTTTGGTGGGGATTTGGGTGCATTGCTTTGCATATTTGCAGGGACTTTTGTGGGGATTTGGACGCGCATTTTTTGCCACAAAATCAAGCTAGATTCTCGAGCGCAATACCTGCTATGCTCTTTTATCGTGTCTTTTGTAGCTTATATCGGCGTGTGGCTAGGCATCACAGCCACACCTGATATAGCTATCGCAGGGAGTATCCTCTATCTTATCCCGGGTGCTCTTATCATCAACGCCTTTGTGGATATTATCCACGAAAACACGCTAATGGGGGTTTCGCGCACCATAAATATGGCAGTAGTGATGATTTGCCTTGCCGCAGGCGTGTTTATCACGCTTGGGATTGCTAAAATCAATATTTTATAA
- a CDS encoding DEAD/DEAH box helicase has product MSMRYDLRLRFNCIDDKICVEFQKNVDKLAPAVRTKSAIANAKLSDGEKELLIFLQQIDGKYPPFTIQKELFCELLFEKIANLNFLFTQTRSRSLRRIYNMPFKANSYSFDKLKPTNIKIYIASIFANKCRVESYFDFSGNEIPLGYDFLIVKEKMLFKMDTADIINKANEIVPNIFETHFSFDELNALKKEFIVLVKSQDNKHKSVSFGKDSSGFLSFDKNVEVDTNLYNNLLQAYLKGKNYVEFDDKVLFVKDSDFNEKTILQVIQQSNIEPSNIVEFLEKIKNIKQYPCDYALKNLTKSIKVPLKPYQIDGVLWLCNLYKNNACGGLLADDMGLGKTLQTICFFVLNDISNILIISPASLVQNWKNEILKFSHINENDISINLQDSKIQILSYESARINLSKLSKYQLLILDESQKIKNDKTQIFNAINQIERDFTIIISGTPIENSLLDLWNMMSAVNVNFKWLYENKIAPFINDSQNAIHLSIKLLSSFIKRRKKDEVLNLPDRYDETIFIDFSSAEKDAYNEIYKIFYSALKSGLSARANFVILEGLLRLRQFCSLHSIIPTILYDCQNLHDSKLNVLLELVHNIIDKNEKVIIFSQFTKSLEKLKIALNTINFLYLDGSISKQNRAKLIEKFQAPNSPFSVFLVSLKAGGIGLNLTNAQNAIILEPWFNPAIEEQAFSRIHRIGQDKKVRIYRLLYSNSIEAQIDNLINYKLSLSQNLNSELLKIAKNIFSD; this is encoded by the coding sequence ATGTCTATGCGATATGATTTACGACTTCGATTTAATTGCATTGACGATAAGATTTGCGTAGAGTTTCAAAAAAATGTAGATAAATTAGCACCAGCCGTTAGGACAAAAAGTGCCATTGCCAATGCAAAATTAAGTGATGGTGAAAAAGAATTGCTAATATTTTTACAACAAATTGATGGCAAATATCCGCCTTTTACCATACAAAAAGAATTATTTTGTGAATTATTGTTTGAAAAAATTGCGAATCTTAATTTTTTATTTACGCAAACTAGAAGTAGAAGTTTAAGGCGAATATACAATATGCCTTTTAAAGCAAATTCTTATAGCTTTGATAAACTTAAACCGACAAATATTAAGATTTACATTGCAAGTATTTTTGCCAATAAATGTCGTGTGGAATCTTATTTTGATTTTAGTGGCAATGAAATTCCGTTAGGATATGATTTTTTAATAGTCAAAGAAAAAATGCTTTTTAAAATGGATACAGCTGATATTATCAACAAAGCAAATGAGATTGTCCCAAATATCTTTGAAACTCATTTTTCTTTTGATGAGTTAAATGCACTTAAAAAAGAATTTATTGTATTAGTAAAATCACAAGACAATAAGCATAAAAGTGTTAGTTTTGGCAAAGATTCTAGTGGATTTTTATCGTTTGATAAAAATGTAGAAGTAGATACAAATTTGTATAATAATTTATTACAAGCATATTTGAAAGGTAAAAATTATGTAGAATTTGATGATAAAGTGCTATTTGTTAAAGATTCAGATTTCAATGAAAAAACCATATTACAGGTTATACAACAATCTAATATTGAGCCAAGTAATATTGTAGAGTTTTTAGAAAAGATTAAGAATATTAAACAATATCCTTGCGATTATGCCTTAAAAAATCTAACAAAAAGTATTAAAGTTCCGCTAAAACCTTATCAAATTGATGGTGTTTTATGGCTGTGTAATCTATATAAAAATAACGCGTGTGGAGGGTTATTGGCTGATGATATGGGATTAGGAAAAACGCTACAAACGATTTGCTTTTTTGTGCTTAATGATATTAGTAATATTCTTATTATATCACCAGCTTCACTTGTGCAAAATTGGAAAAATGAAATTTTAAAATTTTCACATATTAACGAAAATGATATTTCCATAAATTTGCAGGATTCTAAAATCCAAATTCTCTCTTATGAAAGTGCAAGAATTAACCTTTCAAAACTTAGTAAATATCAACTTTTAATCTTAGATGAATCGCAAAAGATTAAAAATGACAAAACACAAATTTTTAATGCAATAAATCAAATAGAGCGCGATTTTACTATTATCATAAGTGGCACACCCATTGAAAATTCTTTGTTAGACTTATGGAATATGATGAGCGCAGTTAATGTGAATTTTAAGTGGCTTTATGAGAACAAAATTGCTCCTTTTATAAACGATTCACAAAATGCTATTCATTTAAGTATAAAATTATTAAGTTCATTTATCAAAAGACGCAAAAAAGATGAAGTGCTAAATCTACCCGATAGATATGATGAAACTATTTTTATTGATTTTAGCAGTGCTGAAAAAGACGCCTATAATGAAATCTATAAAATCTTTTATTCTGCTTTAAAATCTGGTTTGTCTGCTAGGGCAAATTTTGTTATATTAGAAGGACTTTTAAGGCTTAGGCAATTTTGCAGTTTGCATAGCATTATTCCTACCATTCTTTATGATTGCCAAAATCTACACGATTCAAAGTTAAATGTGTTGCTTGAATTGGTTCATAATATAATTGACAAAAACGAGAAAGTGATTATTTTTTCACAATTTACAAAGAGTTTGGAAAAACTTAAAATCGCACTAAACACAATAAATTTTCTATACTTAGATGGCAGTATATCTAAACAAAATAGAGCAAAATTGATAGAAAAATTCCAAGCACCCAATAGTCCATTTAGCGTGTTTTTGGTAAGCCTAAAAGCTGGTGGTATCGGGCTAAATCTTACAAATGCGCAAAATGCTATTATATTAGAGCCTTGGTTTAATCCAGCCATTGAGGAACAGGCATTTAGCAGAATCCACCGAATCGGACAAGATAAAAAAGTGCGTATTTATAGATTGCTTTATTCAAATAGCATAGAAGCACAAATTGACAATCTAATCAACTATAAACTTAGCCTTTCGCAAAATCTTAATAGCGAATTATTAAAAATTGCTAAAAACATATTTTCAGATTGA
- a CDS encoding Txe/YoeB family addiction module toxin codes for MRKVFWDNAWEQYLYWQSIDKKILDKINTIIKDIERNGVLKGLGKPGALKGDLSGMYSRRINDKHRLVYFTDKEYIFIVACKTHYKDK; via the coding sequence ATGCGTAAAGTCTTTTGGGATAATGCTTGGGAGCAGTATTTATATTGGCAAAGTATTGATAAAAAGATTTTAGACAAAATCAACACGATTATAAAAGACATTGAGCGAAATGGTGTGCTAAAGGGACTTGGTAAGCCCGGAGCGTTAAAGGGAGATTTAAGCGGTATGTATTCGCGGCGTATCAATGACAAACACCGCCTTGTGTATTTCACTGACAAAGAGTATATTTTTATCGTGGCGTGCAAAACGCACTATAAGGATAAATAA